The segment TattcctctgctttttctgaGTCATCCAACCCCGTGCatccctgggctggggatgcAGAATGCTGGAAATCAAGGGTAGTGGGAATCTTCGCTATTTATCACACCTGACTCTTGTTGCAATCTCCCATTAAGCCCACGTTACTCACATTGATTTATTTGGGGCTGTATGCAAAGGGGTTGATGTGCATCCCCTCGCCTTCCGCTGAGCATAGAAATGCCACCCGCTCCAACCTGTGTCACTTTTGCCGCCCAGACACCGTTTTACTGCCTTCCGTCATAGTGCCTGTGAGCTAAACAACTCCACTGCCCTCATCCTGTATCTTACCGTCTCCCATCCCCGTCAGCAGAGGGAAAATCGAGTGCTCTTAAACCCGGGAAATATTCTGCTGATGGGCACATAAATCTCTTCTGCAGAGCGGTAACATTTAAGCAGCACGGCAAGGCGATGCTCACTGGCTGAGCTATTCCCACTATAACATAAATCCCTCAGGACTTGCTGGTTtgtttcgggttttttttttttttctctttactaAGGGTTTAGGGGGTGGGGAGTGGAAAGATTAAAAACAGGTAGAGGTTTTGAAACGCACTCCCTGCCtagggagggaaggggggggTATAACTGCACGGAAACtttcctgagcagcctggtgcAGGTGGATcccggcagcagcagcgccagaGGCGGGTAATTCAGGGGAAATGTCTGGGATTTGGATTTGGTTAATCACCTCAGTCTCATGGAAAGgtccagggcaggaggagggggggaggtggcagaggggCAAGTCAGCGGGGGATGGGAAAACCTGCTGGAGTCCCCGGGAGAGAGACGCTGAGGTGGAAGGAGGTAAGTAGGCATGGGGGCTTCGAACTGGTGGGAGAaaagaggagctggaggaagggTGGATTTTGGATCCCATGCTTGAAGGGCTTTCTCACTACTCCTTTCCAGACATCAGCCAGCAATCTGGCGGCCGAGGGGGGAGGCAGtagggtggggagggggagggtgGAGGAAAGAACAAGAGGGGAGCACACTCTGGCATTGAATTAGTCTTTCCCATCTTGTGCACGCCACCAGGCAATAAATTCGGATCTTGTTATTTCTCCCTGGCATCTCTACCTGCCTGCAAGCCTTTAGCACTTTCCTGGTGATTCCTGCAGGTACTGCTTTGGAGACATGATCgctcacacagacacacacacacacagacacacttaTCCTGCACCCAAATGACAGAGTTACACGGAGCCCAGTCATGTTTCCTCCCTGCCTTCTGCTGTTGACCGTGGGAGGATCTCTGCCGCTAATTAGAGACACTGAAATCCTGGAAGTATCAACAACAAATAGCACTCTGAAGGCACttgtcctttttttaaaaacataacaTGTTTATTTCCCttggtttttcctcttttttttttctttttttttttttcttttttaaagaagcCCCTAGTTGATTCAAGAGCCCTACCTCTACCATCCATCTACCTCTACCTCAGGTACATGTATAGGCGTGCGGATGTTTTCCTGCGCTCCTCAGGGGCCCATTTTTGGCCAGCGAAAAATGCAGGTATGCCCGAAAATAGTGATAAATAAAATCAGGTGCGATGGGATTGAGAAGTGAGGAAAGGACGAGGAGGGAGCTGCGGCAGCGGCTGGACAGGAGGACAGAAGCCCCGGCAGCCGACCCCGCTGCCGCCCCGCACCCCtgccccctcccagcctggccagcGCCACTTCCCAGCCCATGCGACGGGACCTGAGGTCTGGAAATCCTTTCCTATCCCTTCAGAAGAATCCTTCCCCACCCCCAATCCTGTGCAAGTTCCTCAGGGCACGGGGAAGAGCAATGAACTTTTGCACCTGATGTCCCCCCGCGGGCTCCCAGCCATTCCTCAGGCGCGCTCCCGGCTGCTCAGCCGGCAGCGATCCTGTCCTTCCCCCGGCACGGGGAGAAACCCTGAGCCCTTCCAGCGTCCTCCAGACCCGCTCCGCCTGCAAGGGTTAAACCGGGGAACGGAGCAGGTACCGTGCCTGctggaaagatgaaaaaatgtgATGAATAAGCAGTGGAACGGCGGCTCTGGAAGCGGTGCTGCGGTGCGCGCTGCGATCAGCGCCGAGCGCGGTGGCTGGGAATGAACGTGGGCAGAAAGCTGGCGTTTCCTAATTCCTTCGAGTTTAGAAAGTACAGCCAGCCCGTTGGGGAACAAGGGGAAGCAAAACTTTTTtcaatttatcttttctttttatttttccctgttgtTTTTAGTGTCCTTCCTGTTGGAAGCACGCCACCTGAACGCGAAATCAAATCTACTCACCGGGTGAAATTGCAGGAGGAGAAGCGGCTGTGAATGAAACGCATCCCAGCTCCAAGCATATAGTCCATGATCTGCGGCTTCAAGCTAGAGGAAGGCTGAGCAGGGTGGGGGGACTTTGGGAACCAGCAGCGgttctgtgtgtgtgacaaCCCATTTACACCGTGCGtgcctgtctgtgtgtgtgtgtgtgtagggcAGAGAGAGGATCCAAACCCGAAACGGGGGAAagagggaggggagaaggaggaggggagagggaagcaAACCCGAATAGCAAGAGGAGTTGCGAAGAGGGATGGGATTCGCTGGGGTAGATGtgggttgtgggttttttttttttttttccttcttttttggTGGTGATGGAAGCGATTCTCGAGGAAAGAATAACAAACTGTGGGACCAGCCGCAGGCGGGAGGAGAAGGGCTTTGCCCACGCAGGTGGAACACAGACAAGACCGCACCGAGGAGCGGGAGGCCGGAGCCAGCCGGGAGGGTCAGAGAGCGCCGGGGGCTCATCCCGGCAGCCGCGGCCGGGGGGGGGACGCTCCCCTCGGGGCGGGGGCGAGCGGaggagggggcgcggggggccgAGACCGAGGTGGGGGGAGCGCTGGGGCCGGGGGCAGCTCCGTGGTCGAGGCACAGCGGGGACAGGGCTCGGCACGGGGGCAGCTCCCGGGGTCGGGGCACGGCGGGGACAGGGCTCCGGGGGCTCGGCACGGAGGCAGAGCGCCCGCAGGGTGCGGGTGGCGCGGCACCAgcctctcttcctcctcctcctcctcctcctcttcctcctgcgCCCGCAATCCAGCAAGGCACGGCGGCGATACCGACCGGGTAAGAACATACCTGGCCCCCCACCCTCGGCCAGCCCTTTGTTTCTcatctttttatttcatattttccgCAGCCGTGCTCCCCGGCCGGTGCCGCTCCGCCTCGGAGCCCGGCACGGAAGGGCTGCGGAGATCCCTGAGCGGGGAAGCGGCTTTTGGGAGAGACCCCACGGCCAGGAGCGTTTGCGGGGCAGAGGGGATGGGCGGAAATTCCCCTGCTCATCACCCGCGTCCCTCTCCTGCCCCGGGTAAGCGGAGCATCGCCCCTCCATTTCCCCCGCTTCTCGATGCTTCCAGGCTCTCGGCATGGAAATAATGACCTGGCTCGGTGGAAACATCACCCTTCTCTTCGCATAGTGGCTCCGGAATGCGTGCGGAATTTGAAGGTGTGTGGGGTAGAGGGAGGCAGCGCCAGCATTTATGGAGCTTGATGTATGTCCCCCGACAGACACGCGGTCATGGCTAATAAAAAGGCTTTTCCCCGGGCACaggtgggctgggagctcagcGCGGGTAGACGGAAAGGCAGAAGGTGTCAGGAGCAGCGTGCAGAGCAGCACGGAGCTCCgcatccctgcagcacagcagcagggctgtgtgcgACTCACGATTAGCAAGATCAGTGAAATGAGCGCAGGAACCGCGCAGATGATGCGATGTGTGTGCTAGGCAATATGGAGCGTTCCACCAGCACctctctgctgggctctgtgcgGTCTGTAAAAGAGATGGCAGTTTCTGGGATTTTAGTAAGAAgctttttgtcttctttctATTGTCTCTGTAAGCACCAGTGTGAAGCATTCCAATCTGTTTGCCAGCCTGGCAGTTTTATGTTTCCAGAATCTGCTGGGGAAAAGTCGGAAACCACAGAAACTCAGGATTCCTCTGGCATCACATTGGTTTGTTCCTGTCAGCGTATCTAATCATTCTTATGCTAAAGAATCGTGGAGTGAGCTGATCTTAGCAATGATTTACGCTGCTTGGGGCTTTATTGATTTTTTCTATAGTGAGGACGTAAGAAAAGGAATGAAGGGGGGATGATACAGTTTGTAAAGAAAACAATTCAGTGTACATTTCAAGTGTAGTGTCTGTTAAATATGTAGACATAAATATGATACTTTATGCAGTTATAAAAACAAAAGGTCTCTTTGCCTCAGGGTATGATTTCTCTTACGGCAACAGGTAGCAAAGGCTCCTCTGCCCCCTTCTCTCCCCTTATCTCCTCCCCTTCAGCTCCTCCTGATAAAATGCGGTTTAAAAGGTCAGCCTGTTTATGTAAATATTGTGCCTTTTTAAACAAAGACCGCTGCACATCAAACCTGCAATGACAGCCAAATAGACTTGGGATTCAAGGCATTCAATAAGGGTACTGTCCTTTTTCTAAGAGTGATAAAATCTCGCAGAAAACAAAGGACAGACGTGGTGTGTGCCTGGGATGGATCAACAGCGCCGGGGCGCacatgggcagcagcagcgtcaCGGCAGAATTTGGTACTGCAATGTCCACCGGACCTTTACTTCGCATGTGTGAGAGAGAGGGACCCacaaaatgtataaaaagaGATTTGCTGGTATACTAACGCctctctgctctttccttcAGGTTTCTTCTTCTCTCTAGTGATGTCCTAGGCTGAACTTGCTTTGCAGCTCCTTCACACCAAAGGTAGCTTAAATCAGCCAAGGAGGATTTTGCATCCAATCAACCTCACCCTCCTAATGAAAGAGATTGACTTCATTAGTCTCTGGCTCAGACACCTCACAATAAGGTGGAGTTTCTATTTCATAGCATTCAGAGGTGCAGTGGACATAGTCTGGTCTTTATTTCACTGTGCTCTTTCCCTCCCCGCCTCCTTCTTTCACCTACAGAGCAGGACAACTTGGTTTTCTCGGGAAGTGTCAACTCTTCTGGCTCTTTTCCACTTTAAATTTAATAAGAATATTCTGATGTTGTTCACTTCACAGAATAATAGAATTATGGAATAGTTCATTTgtgaagggactttaaagattaTCTGATTCCAGGCACTTTCCACATCCCACtagaacaggctgctcagaaaAAGATTATGTCCATTGCCAAAAGGTTAAAAAAGTTACTTTGGAATTACAACAGACAAACATTACAACAGATCTTTCCCTGTGGTCAACTCCAAGACCTAATTGCCACCACAGTTTGATTTGAGCCTTTAAAATCATTCTGAAGCAGAGTTAAAGGGTTGTTGAGGATTATGATGCCTTTTGTTTGTAGTCTTAATAATCTGTGGCCTTAAAATATGATATAATTTTAGGGCAGCATACTGAAGTCACAAACAATGGAACAAATTGCACTTGAGTGAGGCAGAAGCTTACATCACCACCAAAAATGCTAAATCCAGATTGGGACCCTGTCTGCAGCAGAATCATGAGGGAGGAGTGGCACATGACTTAGAGTCATTAGAGTCCTTTGTCCTGTAAATCTGCATTTAACAGCAGTGTATATCTGCGTTTCTAAACACATTTTAACAGCTAATCccataacttttatttttcctacttCATATGATAAACTTTTTAATCCTCTTTCTTCCAGAACCTGCTAAGTGCTTCTCGTTAACtactgaaaaatgtaatttattaagGCAGTTCAGTAGTTAGTCTTACTTTGCAACAGGCAAACTAAGTTATGCAAACAACACTGCAGTGTTGTTGCAGTGACTTCCTTCTCCCAGCTTTAATGAATTCCCTGCATGCTACTCTGCTGTAAATTCTCCACCTAAAAATTCCATCCACTATGTGATGTGTCAGGGGAAACCACACTTGACTTTTGAAACAGTTGGGAGCAGCAGAATGATAACCTACTAAAGTGCCTTGCCCTTAACAGAAATTATGGCAAGCAATTAAAGTTAGAGCAAAAATACTTAAGCTTTGGACTGCTTATATTCTTTGTGGTTTAACttgggtgaatttttttttagaagtcCGAATTGAATGTCAAATTTGCATATTTATCCAGAAAACATAGGGAGTGCTTAATTGCCTGTGTCCAGCTTGGGAAGCAGTGCTTCACTATTCATGAGTTTCATTTCTAGCTACTGTTTGCAGCCATAAATTGACCTGAGTATTTAAACAAGCCCTGTAGTTGCCCATTACAGAAACAAATGTGCCATATTTAGAATATATCAGAGACCTGGTCACAGAGGAGATGCTTCTACTCCACTGGTGCTGTGGTCTGGCAGGGGTGGGGTTGATAGTCCCAGGGCATCCCTCCGTGCCGCGCTTTGCACTGGGAGCTGGAAAGGTGCCGAAGACCAccctaggtcaggggtggctccgtgtggtgaaaaaacttctcctccaacccgtgcttccaaagaaaggctcagcagtctcttgttgttcggtctcaaggcagtttattgcaagttatctaaaagattttcttctggggctgctgtggtttgctcagcagctcaggcagaggcacacacacaccctgacatcctctctgactcccgactgcttcttctctccccgcccagggctgctgctgtcttttatatggtacattacgtgttacatgtttaccGTTTtcccccaatgcctattacctgtattaaatggtgccttttactctaaaccaatctgtgagtgccaacatcaccaagaacacggagctaaggaagaagaaagagggaggacaggacaggcccaaatccctccatcttaaaccctctgacccccatgtacaaaactaaaacccccctgtacaggacttaaaacccccctgtacagcacccaaaaattcttccctctactttgtgactacgtctactataatatctaaacttttgtgacttcttgttcttcctgcaaggttggtaaatcgttccatggttcaaacccaaaatcacagctgttttcagctgcctgccagggtctcaaatgcttctgacctgggcctggaacctccaaaaatgtctgagggacattttgagttccaacagaaAGGAGGTGATAACACCCcaggtttggctgctgctgggcagggctggcacaacTCCACTCTATCAACTTTCCctgctctggagggggcagggAGTGGGCACAGCTGCCCCAGACTGACCAAATGGATATTCCAGAGCATGTGACATCAGCTCAGAGACAAAAACCGAGTGGGGATGGAGGACTGGGGAGGAGGATGTGTTATTTGAGCATTTAccttccagagcagcagctccatgtgcTGGAATCCTGCTTCCCAGGAAGAAGCCAGACCTTGCTAAGTGATGGGACGTACAGAATAAAATCTTCAGGTTTTCTCTTTGCTTGAGGGCACACaaccttttactttttttttagtaaactGCCTTATCTCAACCTATGAATTGTTTTCCACCTTAGTTTCTCTCCACTGTCCAGCTGGAAGGGGGAGTGGGTAGAGCAGCTTGGTGGGCACCTTGCATTAACACAGATATGATTCACTTGAATAAAATTATGCCCACTGAGCTTTTCCTGACTTGCAGAGGATATTATTTTTAGGATCTCCCAACATTTCACCTACAGCAAAATGAACTAATACtgtacattttttccccaaaatatcaAAGATATAAAACATGTTTCCTTATTTATTTACCATGTTCTTTGGCAGCAGGGAACAAACACAaaggctggggtttttttcaggctCTTGCTGTCATTGAACCACCAGTTTTCCTAGACAGAATAACctctttggagaggtggtatTTCACACACTACTGCTTTCAGAAGGTATTAATTGCAAGACCTGTAAGCTGAACTCAGCAGACATAGCCAGACCCATATGTCTAGGAGAGACACAAAAGCACCTGAGATGTGGAGGCACAAACTTCTGCAGTGCTTACTGACCCCTATTCTTGAAAGATTTCAGGCTATTCTGTTGAATCTTCACAGTCATCTGTGTCAGGCAAAGTGCTGTGAGCTTCCCTTCATGGCTGTCCTGGGACAGGCTTGGTTTACACTTGTTAATTCTTAAGGCATGAAAGACAAAGGATGTCTGCTGTCATACAGTGTGAGAGGGAAAATCAGCACTTTAAAATGCTCCCAAACCTTGACATTAAAGCTGAAAAGGTCAACAGGAAATGAGTTGTCTTCAAATCCATAGGACAATGACAACAGCAACGTGCTGCAATACATTACTGACTCTCTTACTATTTTTTTGAGTTCTGGCATATCTTGGACATGTTTCAATGACCAATAACCATgcagggaaaaatataaaaatatgggtttgcatttttaaaatatcctctGATGTATTCAGGTATTTCTTCGACTTAACTGGACTTtacaaaatcacaaaattacaaaatactCAAGAAATATTTGTAGAGAAAAAGGTAAAGGAGGAGATGCATTTGGAATCATGTTCAAGTGTTGTGGTGGAGATTCCTGTGCAACAAATGCCTGTTTTTCTTTAGATGTATTCTGTTGCTGAGAAGGCCTGTCCTATGAAAGCTGTATAATCTGTATTTCTGTAGCTGATATGATGGACAGAGAATGGAGACCCCTCTGCCACAAGCACTGTGAAAAGCACTGAGCTCTGCAGATTTGTACAGGAATTGAGGTGCAATTTTACTGTGCTTGTGTTTAAATAAAGGAGTTATGCTTCTTCTGTTGGGTTTTAGCTCCACGTGACCTTAGTGTTGACATACAGAGTTAGAAAAATTCCGACCAGTCCCAACTGTAGAAAAATTCCTAGATAAAttcctgccagctgtgccactaCCTCTGTGTAGTCAGAAAGGGATCCCTTCCAGACCAGGAAAGATATTAACACAAAAAGTCTCTTCCTCTAGAGCTTGGATCTGAAATGTATTTGAATTAATGGTGTAGGACAGACAAAGAGCTGAAATTATTGGAAGACTCCTCAATGAATTTTCTGTGGCACACGTAGAAGAATAAGACccacattcagaaaaaaatgagtgTCTGGAAGGGTGGTGGAGTCAAGTGAAGTTCAGTTGATGCTTTGCAGTGTCAAGGAATTGCACAATAGAAAGGTAAGAGATTTGCAAAGTGGCTGTGCTGTGAGGAAAAACTTGTAGAAAATGAGATTTGCATTTagaaaatagattattttaCAGATATTGGTTCCATTTGATAGTCATTCTCTGAATAACATCTGCTGCATTATCTCAATAAATCTGGTTATCTCCCACAGAAATGAGCTGAGCAAAAGATCTGTAGTAAGTTTTGAAAATAACCTTTGTTATTATGTGTCATTAACTCATAAGAATCAAACTACATGGCCACTAATGACAGTGAACAAGAACAATACAGTTTCTTGAACATTCTGTTCCATGCATTTCCAGTCTCCAGCCTGCACTTAAAATACAGCAGTTTTACAAGCATTTCTCATTTGCCTAGGCTGTGGAGTTAATGAGGTAGTGAAAGCATGAAGAATTTGTATGGATGAACTCCATTTACCtaatttccaacccaaacatAACAATATGAAAAATAAGTGATATGTGTATAAaatagtgtattttttttttggttgttttttttgcttttcacagTTCTTGTCTTGCAGCAGTCCAGGCTGAGTCACTGTGGCACACAACAGGTACGTGTCTTTTCAGCAGCCATCATTTCTCCTgcctcccagctgctgggggggTGAGAGCAAGGAGATACCAGCTTCTCTTCTCAGTCACAATAGAAAGgaggcagtaaaaaaaaaaaaaagcctcttccatcatttttttggttgtgttcTCCATTTGTCAGAGCAGTAGAGCACAAAGCCCACATGGATTTTGTGAAGCACCCTGGTTTGTAAGTGTACATTTCAAACTCCAGCAGATGAGGATGGCTTTGTGTCTTCAGCATGTGTTTTGCTGAATCACATGTCAGCAggaatttattcttttaaagtGTTGCAAAATGCCTTTACCAGAGCCATATTTCAGCTGCCTTTCTTCAAATGAGATTGGAGAGAATAAATGAAAGAAGTAAATGAAATCTCAGAACCTGGTTCAAAAAAGATATAAGTTCAATTTCAAGTTAGCTGTCTTGATTTTTCTCAACCCAAGAAATAACATCCACTTTTTGGCATAATTCTGACACAGCAGAACACTGTCTTGTTCCTAGCAGGACATTAAGAAACCAAACATCATTCTGTTGCTTGtttgacttttttaaaataagataaagACATGAAAAGTAACACTGCCACAATGTATCAACATGGGATAATCTCAATGTCCCTATTAATTTTACACTTTAAATgttagagtaaaaaaaa is part of the Taeniopygia guttata chromosome 8, bTaeGut7.mat, whole genome shotgun sequence genome and harbors:
- the LOC121470307 gene encoding uncharacterized protein gives rise to the protein MEAILEERITNCGTSRRREEKGFAHAGGTQTRPHRGAGGRSQPGGSESAGGSSRQPRPGGGRSPRGGGERRRGRGGPRPRWGERWGRGQLRGRGTAGTGLGTGAAPGVGARRGQGSGGSARRQSARRVRVARHQPLFLLLLLLLFLLRPQSSKARRRYRPGSRHGNNDLARWKHHPSLRIVAPECVRNLKHQCEAFQSVCQPGSFMFPESAGEKSETTETQDSSGITLKTKDRRGVCLGWINSAGAHMGSSSVTAEFGTAMSTGPLLRMCEREGPTKCIKRDLLVY